In one window of Silvanigrella paludirubra DNA:
- a CDS encoding ATP synthase F0 subunit C, producing the protein MVSAAAAALSVNVLAFANDAATTVATDGMSIGTGLKLVGAGLAIGLAVVGAGQGQGQAAKGALESIGRNPQAYNKIFTPFLLAMALIEFQAILGLIIAFIIIGK; encoded by the coding sequence ATGGTTTCTGCTGCTGCGGCGGCTTTATCTGTTAACGTTTTAGCTTTTGCTAATGATGCTGCAACTACTGTCGCTACAGACGGAATGTCTATTGGAACAGGACTAAAACTAGTAGGCGCTGGATTAGCAATCGGCCTAGCTGTTGTTGGTGCTGGACAAGGTCAAGGACAAGCTGCAAAAGGCGCTCTTGAAAGTATTGGACGCAACCCACAAGCTTACAATAAAATCTTTACTCCTTTCCTATTAGCAATGGCTCTTATTGAATTTCAAGCGATTCTTGGTTTAATTATTGCATTTATTATTATCGGTAAGTAA
- the gluQRS gene encoding tRNA glutamyl-Q(34) synthetase GluQRS translates to MTKFSKYVGRFAPSPTGDLHFGSLVTAVASYLRARSQNGKWLLRIEDIDQKRNQKGSTYSILKTLELHGLEWDDEVIYQSKRTEIYRFYLNQLVEKKLIYKCSCSRKNLINYYKNLQTMEYVYPGICRNKEIENNVFSCRIKALNTFNINFTDNIQGSIEQNLEKEVGDFILWRNENIASYQLAVVVDDELQGITEIVRGCDLLFQTSRQIYLQKCLNFTTPNYAHIPILLNKENQKLSKQTKAEPLKNINSKENICKILNYIGYDKSVINNLYINSKNSNDLINNSVSYFNLKKINKVISVQFE, encoded by the coding sequence ATGACAAAATTTTCAAAATATGTTGGGCGCTTTGCGCCGTCTCCTACTGGCGATCTTCATTTTGGTTCATTGGTAACAGCTGTCGCTAGTTATCTAAGAGCTCGCTCTCAAAATGGAAAATGGCTCTTAAGAATTGAAGATATTGATCAAAAAAGAAACCAAAAAGGTTCTACTTATTCTATTTTAAAAACTTTAGAATTACATGGTTTAGAATGGGATGATGAAGTTATTTATCAATCTAAAAGAACTGAAATATATCGTTTTTATTTAAATCAATTAGTAGAAAAAAAATTAATTTATAAATGTTCTTGTTCAAGAAAAAATTTAATAAATTATTATAAAAATCTACAAACTATGGAATATGTTTATCCAGGTATTTGTAGGAATAAAGAGATTGAAAACAATGTGTTTTCATGCAGAATAAAGGCTTTAAATACATTTAATATTAATTTTACTGATAATATTCAGGGTTCAATTGAACAAAATCTTGAAAAAGAAGTAGGCGATTTCATATTGTGGCGAAATGAAAATATAGCTTCTTACCAATTAGCGGTTGTAGTGGATGACGAACTTCAAGGTATAACAGAAATAGTTAGAGGTTGTGATCTACTCTTTCAAACCTCACGTCAAATTTATTTGCAAAAATGCTTAAATTTTACTACACCAAATTACGCACATATTCCTATTTTATTAAATAAAGAAAATCAAAAATTATCCAAACAAACAAAAGCAGAGCCATTAAAAAATATAAATTCTAAAGAAAATATATGTAAAATTTTAAATTATATTGGTTATGATAAATCAGTTATAAATAATTTATATATTAATAGTAAAAACTCAAATGACTTAATAAATAACTCTGTATCTTATTTTAATTTAAAAAAAATAAATAAAGTTATTAGTGTTCAATTTGAATAA
- a CDS encoding RHS repeat-associated core domain-containing protein — MKRKNLQKFLSVFCSLLILSSPFQTYAFAKGISKVTSIIYNSKNEKYSNNNSLLVNNSAQSANAAITSTNQSSNIVSDAYNYKDLTKNVDPRTGAFSISYKIADVVGNGFEDPIIPLSVNYSSLSQSDRFGLGKGWAWNLTFYDTKTGMLSLSSGGSYKLDIGQGKLKYYKLNDLKIEIGSIYLTLKYKDGREEKIEKAFGNLVSVTNKEGYQAFFNYINGNKLQSISYKDLNSDSDIKKIELIYSSNTFITIKLNNGTNNLPTTTLTKSNNSNLLTSIKNPLLQEVNFSYGASSEKDFSTDSLVTKISFPTGTSVNVTYLTGGLNSPLDGISFPAVSKIETNSFTLKSNSNKLGMNSESISYIFNQDSSNYLGKGFTGYKEGEDTLFYTPNTYTYSSIESKDSPTGSNIKTERIYNHFHQLMSEKIKENDNLIQTKEYNYPEWKSKSFASLDPNYNYPIEVKTTYYKDGLNRTEVVKNSYDNSGNILKTIEANGIIKEYQYLSAENTFNGLVHLVEKEIKTSPIDKVSLITEYKYENTQNLTGKTFQRVLAKIYRYNTNICGISDVNCGKVYKTELNTYNKDTNKFNIYSLPSIVKIKSASGGKCKVSINKNTYSLNSNFNITNKEYIDYKGNILAKETSKINSFTKKEENKVETDGKNISYQYDNLGRVLKETITSVNGESSISTNYLYYLNDSKYGLGFGTSAVLVMNPNGYTTYKVNDSLGREIQTFLQSKYDSSFNLVSSLSYNSTGQKDSQSLYDIDKDGYKYQISTKYKYDVLARENMVVSPNGETKVTKYDDAKNSSETYMISNTGNSSSISVSYFDLNKKPIRLELLTKDRTLFSKSSSLFDGFGNLIESTDVNGNVVKFKYSPLSQKVQDIFSDGRKISYDYDPLLNDKIIKKSVITSDGSSYTLGSREYDSIGQLVSESDPFGKSIKYIYDLYGNVVSKTLRSGKEIKYLYNGFNKLIKKQVLGEESNYTTNYEYDSFSMYLVNMIDSTGKTKYTTFKDGKLKSVTYPDGKSISYEYNFQDYPVTLTDINQLKSSYIFNKSTGRLEKIQYNSKDGIFQEENYYYDDFGRILYKVLPNNTKVSYSYNSMGALNSLSYTDVNNSNILSYTYSYNIDMNIASRNRYSNNSSSVDSQENYSYDSLNNLQKYVCTGVLCPRDTNGNIIKSEEYSFDSLNNIKTAKVKYSDSTTDSITTYNYNKTDGVRLEGYSSTGLKNTSSTLEYDEDGNIIKDGNDNKLVYTPFQRLSKFISKDKTIEYSYNGSGEIISQNDSENGLVKFYYNGNKIINENSNGKIVSYLQINGYIIGKVNPGSVFQFYLTDQARSVIRVMEGAKLLTKNFVYTPYGEQFDVSNSAANSPKLSDIGFNGERTDGKTGYQFLGKGYRAYNPALGRFMQYDTQSPFGKGGINGYIFAENNPIMKFDPTGENAANIMLGVGLGLSILGIFLSIFTLGTTLAPAIAGTAALSAADIAVTVAASAGIASSVIGITGQVYGKLSSDANAAGNKADATKYGDISYALGWTSFALGMAASAVGIGLEVSSLAGVASAAKNTSDNIIKLGSSNANKITNNNYLADMYNISTSDGIRVSSQFKYTKMIMGYTSDAAWIAGKGFGEASRNAGKAGDNEKSDLYGKIATDIFWLSLTTGGVSASMSVFKSPLTYRETVDKLNVDGM; from the coding sequence ATGAAAAGAAAAAATTTGCAAAAATTTCTATCCGTTTTTTGTTCCTTGTTAATTCTTTCTTCTCCTTTTCAAACATATGCTTTTGCTAAAGGAATTTCTAAAGTAACATCAATAATTTACAACTCAAAAAACGAAAAGTATAGTAATAATAACAGCTTATTGGTTAATAATTCAGCTCAATCGGCAAATGCAGCAATTACCTCAACGAATCAATCGTCAAATATTGTTAGTGATGCCTATAATTATAAAGATTTAACTAAAAATGTAGATCCTAGAACCGGTGCTTTTTCTATTTCATATAAAATTGCTGATGTAGTTGGGAATGGTTTTGAAGATCCCATTATTCCTCTGTCCGTAAACTATTCATCATTATCACAATCAGATCGCTTTGGATTAGGAAAAGGATGGGCTTGGAATCTAACGTTTTATGATACTAAAACAGGAATGCTGAGTTTATCGAGTGGAGGTAGTTATAAGCTTGATATTGGTCAAGGTAAGTTAAAATATTATAAATTAAATGATTTAAAAATTGAAATTGGAAGTATCTATTTAACTCTAAAATATAAAGATGGTAGAGAAGAAAAAATAGAAAAAGCATTTGGAAATTTAGTTTCTGTAACTAACAAAGAAGGCTATCAAGCATTTTTTAATTATATTAATGGAAATAAATTACAAAGTATAAGCTATAAAGATTTAAATAGTGATTCAGATATTAAAAAAATTGAATTAATTTACTCTAGTAACACATTTATAACAATTAAATTAAATAATGGAACTAACAATTTACCTACTACAACTTTAACAAAATCTAATAATAGTAATTTATTAACATCAATTAAAAATCCACTATTGCAAGAAGTAAATTTTTCTTATGGAGCTTCATCTGAAAAAGATTTTTCTACAGATTCTCTTGTAACAAAAATTTCTTTTCCTACTGGAACTTCAGTAAATGTAACTTATTTAACTGGAGGTTTAAATTCTCCTTTAGATGGAATTTCTTTTCCTGCTGTATCAAAAATTGAAACTAACTCTTTTACTTTGAAAAGTAATTCTAATAAACTTGGAATGAATTCTGAATCTATTTCATATATTTTTAATCAAGATTCATCAAACTATTTAGGAAAAGGTTTTACTGGATATAAAGAAGGTGAAGATACTTTATTTTATACACCAAATACATATACTTATTCTTCTATAGAAAGTAAAGACTCCCCAACTGGGTCAAATATTAAAACAGAAAGAATATATAATCATTTTCATCAATTAATGAGTGAAAAAATAAAAGAAAATGATAATTTGATTCAAACAAAAGAATATAATTATCCTGAATGGAAGAGTAAAAGTTTTGCTTCACTTGACCCAAATTATAATTATCCAATTGAAGTAAAAACTACATACTATAAAGATGGTTTAAATAGAACAGAAGTAGTTAAAAATTCGTATGATAATTCTGGAAATATACTTAAAACAATAGAAGCTAATGGAATTATAAAAGAATACCAATATTTATCAGCTGAAAATACATTTAATGGCTTGGTGCATTTAGTAGAAAAAGAGATTAAAACATCTCCTATTGATAAAGTTAGTTTAATAACAGAATATAAATATGAAAACACTCAAAATTTAACAGGAAAAACATTTCAAAGAGTTTTAGCAAAAATTTATAGATATAATACAAATATATGTGGAATAAGTGATGTAAACTGTGGAAAAGTATACAAAACCGAATTGAATACTTATAACAAGGATACAAATAAATTTAATATTTATTCTCTCCCTTCTATTGTTAAAATTAAATCAGCTTCTGGTGGTAAATGTAAGGTCTCTATTAATAAAAATACATATTCATTAAATTCAAACTTTAATATTACAAATAAAGAATATATTGACTATAAGGGAAATATTCTAGCTAAAGAAACATCAAAAATAAATTCCTTTACTAAAAAAGAAGAAAATAAAGTTGAAACAGATGGAAAAAATATTTCTTATCAATATGATAATTTAGGAAGAGTTTTAAAAGAAACAATAACATCTGTGAATGGTGAGAGTTCTATATCTACAAACTATTTATATTATTTAAATGATTCAAAATATGGTTTGGGATTTGGAACTTCTGCTGTATTAGTAATGAATCCTAACGGATATACTACATATAAAGTTAACGATTCTTTAGGAAGAGAGATTCAAACTTTTTTACAATCTAAATATGATAGTTCATTCAATTTAGTATCTTCATTAAGTTATAATAGTACCGGTCAAAAAGATTCTCAGAGTTTATACGATATTGATAAAGATGGTTATAAATATCAAATATCAACAAAATATAAATATGACGTTTTAGCAAGAGAAAACATGGTTGTTTCACCAAATGGAGAAACGAAAGTAACGAAATATGACGATGCTAAAAATAGTTCTGAAACTTACATGATATCAAATACAGGGAACTCATCTTCAATAAGTGTTTCATATTTTGATTTAAATAAAAAACCTATTCGGCTTGAACTTTTAACTAAAGATAGAACGTTATTTAGTAAGAGCTCAAGTTTATTTGATGGATTTGGTAACTTAATAGAATCTACAGATGTAAACGGAAATGTTGTTAAGTTTAAATACAGCCCTTTGTCTCAAAAAGTTCAAGATATTTTTTCTGATGGAAGAAAAATTTCTTACGATTATGATCCATTATTAAATGATAAAATAATTAAAAAATCAGTTATAACATCTGATGGTTCTTCATACACTTTAGGTTCAAGAGAATATGATTCAATAGGTCAATTAGTATCAGAGTCCGATCCATTTGGAAAATCTATAAAATATATTTATGATTTATACGGAAATGTTGTAAGTAAAACATTAAGATCAGGTAAGGAAATAAAATATTTATATAATGGATTTAATAAATTAATTAAAAAACAAGTCTTGGGTGAAGAATCTAATTATACAACGAATTATGAGTATGATTCGTTTTCTATGTATTTAGTTAATATGATTGATTCAACTGGTAAAACTAAATATACTACTTTTAAAGATGGTAAATTAAAATCTGTTACTTATCCTGATGGAAAATCGATTAGCTATGAATATAATTTTCAAGACTATCCAGTTACTTTAACTGATATTAATCAATTAAAATCAAGCTATATCTTTAATAAATCAACCGGTCGTTTAGAAAAAATTCAATACAATTCTAAAGATGGTATTTTCCAGGAAGAAAATTATTATTACGATGATTTTGGTAGAATATTATATAAAGTACTTCCAAATAATACAAAAGTTTCTTATTCATACAATTCAATGGGAGCATTAAACTCTTTATCTTATACAGATGTAAATAATTCTAATATTCTATCCTATACATATTCCTATAATATAGATATGAATATTGCATCAAGAAATAGATATAGTAATAATTCTTCTAGTGTTGATTCTCAAGAAAATTATTCTTATGATTCACTTAATAATCTCCAAAAATATGTTTGTACTGGAGTACTTTGTCCTAGGGATACAAACGGAAATATTATAAAATCAGAAGAATATTCTTTTGATTCATTAAATAATATTAAAACTGCAAAAGTTAAATATTCTGATTCTACAACAGATAGTATAACGACATATAATTATAATAAAACAGATGGAGTTAGATTAGAGGGATATTCTTCAACTGGATTAAAAAATACATCATCTACTTTAGAATATGATGAAGATGGAAATATAATTAAAGATGGTAATGATAATAAATTAGTTTATACACCATTTCAAAGATTATCAAAATTTATTAGTAAAGATAAAACAATAGAATATAGTTACAATGGTTCAGGTGAAATTATATCACAAAATGATAGCGAAAATGGATTAGTTAAATTTTATTACAATGGAAATAAAATTATAAACGAAAATTCAAATGGAAAAATTGTAAGTTATTTACAAATTAATGGTTACATTATTGGTAAAGTAAATCCAGGTAGCGTTTTCCAATTTTATTTAACAGATCAGGCTAGAAGTGTCATTCGAGTTATGGAAGGTGCAAAATTATTAACTAAGAATTTTGTATACACACCATACGGTGAGCAATTTGATGTTTCAAATTCTGCAGCAAATTCTCCTAAATTAAGTGATATTGGTTTTAATGGAGAAAGAACTGATGGCAAAACAGGTTATCAATTTCTTGGTAAAGGTTACAGAGCGTATAATCCTGCTTTAGGTAGATTTATGCAATATGATACTCAATCTCCATTTGGAAAAGGTGGGATTAACGGATATATATTTGCTGAAAATAACCCTATAATGAAATTCGACCCCACAGGTGAAAATGCTGCAAATATTATGCTAGGTGTTGGACTTGGTTTGTCTATATTAGGAATATTCCTTTCCATATTTACTTTAGGTACAACATTAGCCCCTGCTATTGCAGGTACAGCAGCATTATCTGCTGCAGATATAGCTGTAACTGTTGCTGCTTCTGCTGGTATTGCTTCAAGTGTTATTGGGATAACTGGACAAGTTTATGGAAAGTTATCAAGTGATGCAAATGCAGCAGGAAATAAAGCGGATGCAACTAAATATGGTGATATTTCATACGCATTAGGATGGACATCATTTGCTTTAGGAATGGCTGCAAGTGCTGTTGGTATTGGCCTTGAGGTTTCTTCTTTAGCTGGCGTCGCGTCGGCAGCAAAAAATACTTCTGATAATATAATTAAATTAGGAAGCTCTAACGCGAATAAAATAACGAATAATAATTATTTAGCAGATATGTATAATATTTCTACTTCTGATGGGATAAGAGTTAGTTCTCAATTTAAATACACAAAAATGATTATGGGTTATACAAGTGATGCTGCTTGGATTGCTGGAAAAGGTTTTGGAGAAGCATCAAGAAATGCAGGAAAAGCCGGTGATAATGAAAAATCTGATTTATATGGAAAAATAGCAACTGACATTTTCTGGTTATCCTTAACTACGGGCGGTGTTTCTGCAAGTATGTCAGTATTTAAATCCCCTCTTACTTATAGAGAAACAGTAGATAAATTAAATGTTGATGGTATGTAA
- a CDS encoding AraC family transcriptional regulator, which yields MKRDEYLNRLQKAINFIEKNIDEEIKLSDVSKEAFSSLSHFHRIFSFMTGISLKEYIRKRKLSIAAEKLLLKKTKIIDIAFEAGYHTPESFQRAFKEMFLCNPSYFRKNPSRKKLFPVLKIEEIIKKQKNKTIEIPKLSYVLLNSSKIYGLELKTSLKNNKLKKDIPNFYKKCLKNNNFNIMIPYIKSNYLYGLYKDMTDEEDFIYLLGYECSEFLNLDYKIQILPKGKYACFEVIGGTKKLANAWKYIYGIWFIESEQERDKGFDFEIYSENKTEIFIPLKNI from the coding sequence ATGAAACGTGATGAATATTTAAACAGACTTCAAAAAGCAATAAACTTTATTGAAAAAAATATAGATGAAGAAATAAAACTTTCTGATGTATCTAAAGAAGCCTTTAGTTCTTTGTCTCATTTTCATAGAATATTTTCATTTATGACAGGAATATCTTTAAAAGAATATATACGTAAAAGAAAACTTTCAATCGCTGCTGAAAAATTATTATTAAAAAAAACAAAAATTATAGATATTGCTTTTGAAGCTGGCTACCATACTCCTGAAAGTTTTCAAAGAGCCTTTAAAGAAATGTTTCTTTGTAATCCTTCCTATTTTAGGAAAAACCCATCTAGAAAAAAGTTATTTCCAGTATTAAAAATTGAAGAAATAATTAAAAAACAAAAAAATAAAACAATTGAAATTCCAAAATTATCCTATGTTCTATTAAATAGCTCAAAAATTTATGGATTAGAATTAAAAACATCATTAAAAAATAATAAATTAAAAAAAGATATTCCAAATTTTTACAAAAAATGTCTTAAAAATAATAATTTTAATATTATGATTCCATATATAAAATCAAATTATTTATATGGCCTTTATAAGGATATGACTGATGAAGAGGATTTTATTTATTTACTTGGCTATGAATGTTCTGAATTTTTAAATTTAGATTATAAAATTCAAATATTGCCAAAAGGAAAGTATGCGTGTTTTGAAGTTATAGGTGGAACTAAAAAATTAGCTAATGCATGGAAATATATTTATGGAATATGGTTTATTGAATCTGAACAAGAAAGGGATAAGGGTTTTGACTTTGAAATATACAGTGAAAATAAAACTGAGATTTTTATACCATTAAAAAATATCTAA
- the ubiG gene encoding bifunctional 2-polyprenyl-6-hydroxyphenol methylase/3-demethylubiquinol 3-O-methyltransferase UbiG, translated as MFQKKTINNELYKSLGDKWYHGNDYVELLRSEAKTRNPWIMLQIEKYFNKNIEILDIGCGGGLLSNDLSKIGYHVSGIDIHEEVLQVARNYDQFKKVKYIKADALNLPFPDESFDVVCAMDFLEHIEDYQLALKEGTRVLKKNGLFFFHTFNRNLFSSLFVIKGMEWFVKGTPKNLHVAHLFIKPSELLSFFSKLNCQKIELKGLSPKIFSKSFFNLIQNGVVDKNFTFQINSSLLTGYIGYVKKN; from the coding sequence ATGTTTCAAAAAAAAACGATAAATAATGAACTTTATAAAAGCTTAGGAGATAAATGGTATCATGGAAATGATTATGTTGAACTCTTAAGATCGGAAGCAAAAACACGAAATCCTTGGATTATGCTTCAAATTGAAAAATATTTTAATAAAAATATTGAAATTCTTGATATAGGTTGCGGAGGAGGTTTATTATCCAATGATTTATCAAAAATTGGATATCATGTTTCAGGAATTGATATTCATGAAGAAGTTTTGCAGGTAGCTAGAAATTATGATCAATTTAAAAAAGTTAAATATATAAAAGCAGATGCATTAAATTTACCTTTTCCTGATGAAAGTTTTGATGTTGTTTGTGCAATGGATTTTTTAGAACATATTGAAGATTATCAACTTGCATTAAAAGAAGGAACTAGAGTGTTAAAGAAAAATGGTTTGTTTTTCTTCCATACCTTTAATAGAAATTTATTTTCTTCTCTTTTTGTTATTAAAGGTATGGAATGGTTTGTTAAGGGAACGCCAAAAAATCTTCATGTGGCTCATTTGTTTATAAAACCATCAGAATTATTGAGTTTTTTTTCTAAATTAAACTGCCAAAAAATAGAATTAAAAGGATTAAGTCCAAAAATATTTTCAAAATCTTTTTTTAACTTAATTCAGAATGGAGTTGTAGATAAAAATTTTACGTTTCAAATAAATTCATCGCTACTTACTGGTTATATTGGTTATGTCAAAAAAAATTAG
- the atpB gene encoding F0F1 ATP synthase subunit A: MKRKIIHILTLLSIVVAPAAYADSSGVHVVNWYHEILENFFVFFNPDITQAAASIKAEQWSPVFASACAVLLLAAIAIFSGFSKMKPEQMSDEEILPPKKFGIVAFIELCWSVVSSTLESTIGEKNWMRFVGVLGGTFFVLIVTNLSGVLPGFSPATSNMSFTFAAAMAIFVYFNYYGLKESGFDYIKHLAGPVLWMAPLMFLIEFISLLSRPISLSLRIFGNVSGDHFVFAIFSGLMKDLYIPFVPIPAIFLGFGTFVACLQAFIFMTLSAVYIKLALESKEQH; this comes from the coding sequence ATGAAACGTAAAATTATTCATATCTTAACCTTGTTATCTATAGTTGTTGCGCCAGCAGCCTATGCAGATTCCTCAGGAGTGCATGTTGTGAATTGGTATCATGAAATTTTAGAAAACTTTTTTGTATTTTTTAATCCTGACATAACTCAGGCAGCTGCAAGTATAAAAGCTGAGCAGTGGTCCCCTGTTTTTGCTTCTGCCTGTGCAGTACTTTTACTAGCGGCTATTGCAATATTTTCTGGTTTTTCAAAAATGAAGCCAGAGCAAATGAGTGATGAGGAAATCCTCCCACCTAAAAAGTTTGGAATTGTGGCTTTTATTGAGCTTTGTTGGTCCGTTGTTTCCTCAACTCTTGAATCCACAATTGGTGAGAAAAATTGGATGAGATTTGTTGGAGTATTAGGCGGAACTTTTTTTGTACTAATTGTAACAAACTTATCAGGCGTATTACCTGGTTTTTCTCCTGCGACATCAAATATGTCTTTTACATTTGCAGCAGCCATGGCAATCTTCGTATATTTTAATTATTACGGCTTAAAAGAATCTGGTTTTGATTATATTAAACACTTAGCAGGACCTGTTTTATGGATGGCTCCGTTAATGTTCTTAATCGAATTTATTAGTTTATTATCAAGACCAATCTCGCTTTCTTTACGTATTTTCGGAAATGTATCAGGCGATCACTTTGTGTTTGCAATTTTTTCTGGACTTATGAAAGATTTATATATTCCATTTGTTCCAATTCCAGCAATTTTTCTTGGATTTGGTACATTTGTTGCCTGTCTTCAAGCGTTTATATTTATGACTTTAAGCGCCGTATACATCAAACTTGCACTTGAATCTAAAGAACAACATTAA
- a CDS encoding alpha/beta hydrolase family protein: protein MFFNFIKIPTYIFFISLFQNQLLAQKIVWEQIQIPAEKTNSNGLESLIMWPDTKGKHPLTLITHGTPRNHEEIPKRTAMLFFAQAVEFARRGFGVAVVMRKGFGHSGGGLSRYLNDSCTSPPYLLRTKKASNDLKEAISYLSSMPQFDTSKTIVIGVSTGGLAILGLTAFPPEPKDAVVVAGVNFAGGSGSYSNGRICGLMN, encoded by the coding sequence ATGTTTTTCAATTTTATTAAAATTCCTACTTATATCTTTTTTATTTCGTTATTTCAAAATCAATTACTTGCCCAAAAAATAGTTTGGGAACAAATTCAAATACCTGCCGAGAAAACAAATTCGAACGGACTTGAATCTTTAATCATGTGGCCTGATACGAAAGGCAAGCATCCTTTAACCTTAATAACGCATGGTACCCCGAGAAATCACGAAGAAATTCCAAAAAGAACCGCAATGCTTTTTTTTGCTCAAGCAGTGGAGTTTGCAAGAAGAGGATTTGGGGTAGCGGTTGTTATGAGAAAAGGATTTGGTCATTCTGGTGGTGGGTTGTCAAGATATTTAAATGATTCGTGTACATCTCCGCCCTATTTACTAAGGACAAAAAAAGCTTCGAATGATTTAAAAGAGGCAATTTCATATTTATCTTCTATGCCTCAATTTGATACATCTAAAACAATTGTTATTGGTGTTTCCACGGGAGGGCTTGCTATTCTGGGTTTAACCGCTTTTCCTCCAGAGCCTAAAGATGCTGTTGTTGTTGCAGGAGTTAATTTTGCAGGCGGGAGTGGTTCTTACTCTAATGGACGTATATGTGGCCTAATGAATTAG